Proteins from one Neodiprion fabricii isolate iyNeoFabr1 chromosome 5, iyNeoFabr1.1, whole genome shotgun sequence genomic window:
- the LOC124184031 gene encoding cryptochrome-1-like isoform X2 — translation MTDGEKAQHGGLKPFRRDGKKHIVHWFRKGLRLHDNPALREGLTGATTFRCVFVLDPWFAGSTNVGINKWRFLLQCLEDLDRSLWKLNSRLFVIRGQPADVLPKLFKEWGTTDLTFEEDPEPFGRVLNQNITTLCEEMGISVVQRVSHTLYKLDSIIEKNGGKAPLTYHQFLNVAAAMDPPPPPEALVTSEFTTGAYTPIMVNHNDVYGVPTLEELGFETENLLPPVWIGGETEALVRLEYHLARRYWVASFGRPKMTPQSLLASQTGLSPYLRFGCLSTRLFFYQLTDLYKKVLRIKKAVPPLSLHGQLLWREFFYCAATRNPSFDRMQGNPICVQIPWDKNAEALAKWANGQTGFPWIDAIMTQLREEGWIHHLTRHAVACFLTRGDLWLSWEEGMKVFDELLLDADWSVNAGMWMWLSCSSFFQQFFHCYCPVRFGRKADPNGDYIRRYVPALKTFPAKYIHEPWNAPQGIQQTAKCIIGKDYPLPMVDHGKSSRINIERMKQVYQQLNKYRGNGLPGTRGETIGLLNCTLATATLPQSEEDEKNKHQTTSNPSLSPARHQKTICSILSMVTLRQLDQTAEFPSSEMD, via the exons ATGACCGACGGTGAGAAGGCTCAGCACGGGGGTCTGAAACCGTTCCGGAGGGACGGCAAGAAGCACATCGTCCACTGGTTCCGGAAGGGGCTCAGACTCCATGACAATCCGGCCCTTAGGGAGGGACTTACAGGCGCCACGACCTTCCGGTGCGTGTTCGTTCTCGACCCGTGGTTCGCCGGCAGCACCAACGTCGGCATTAACAAGTGGCG GTTCCTGCTGCAGTGTCTGGAGGACCTCGACCGGTCTTTGTGGAAGCTAAACTCGCGGCTTTTCGTTATTCGCGGACAACCAGCCGACGTGTTACCAAAACTCTTTAAAGAGTGGGGCACCACGGATCTCACCTTCGAAGAGGATCCCGAGCCGTTCGGACGGGTTCTCAACCAGAACATAACGACGCTCTGCGAGGAAATGGGCATATCGGTGGTGCAGAGGGTGTCCCACACGCTCTACAAACTGGACAG TATCATCGAGAAGAACGGAGGAAAGGCGCCTCTGACTTATCACCAGTTCTTGAACGTCGCAGCCGCAATGGACCCACCGCCACCGCCCGAGGCTTTGGTAACTTCCGAATTCACGACTGGAGCTTACACGCCTATTATGGTGAATCACAACGACGTGTACGGTGTGCCCACTCTAGAGGAGCTAG GCTTCGAGACCGAGAATTTGCTGCCTCCTGTTTGGATCGGCGGCGAGACTGAAGCCCTGGTGAGGCTTGAGTATCACCTCGCACGTAGATATTGGGTGGCAAGCTTCGGCCGTCCCAAAATGACCCCGCAATCGCTTCTCGCGAGTCAGACAGGCCTTTCTCCTTATCTCCGTTTCGGCTGTCTCAGCACGAGACTCTTTTTCTACCAGCTCACGGACTTGTACAAAAAGGTTTTGCGT ATTAAAAAAGCCGTGCCGCCGTTGTCGCTTCACGGGCAGCTGCTGTGGcgggaatttttttactgCGCCGCCACGCGGAATCCGAGCTTCGACAGGATGCAGGGTAACCCGATTTGCGTTCAGATACCGTGGGACAAGAATGCCGAGGCGCTCGCCAAGTGGGCGAAC GGTCAAACAGGGTTTCCCTGGATCGATGCAATTATGACTCAGCTCCGAGAGGAAGGCTGGATTCATCATCTGACGAGGCATGCAGTCGCGTGTTTCCTGACCAGGGGGGATCTCTGGTTATCCTGGGAGGAGGGGATgaag GTATTCGACGAACTTCTCCTGGATGCCGACTGGTCCGTAAACGCCGGTATGTGGATGTGGCTCTCCTGTAGTTCGTTTTTCCAGCAATTCTTCCACTGCTACTGTCCTGTCCGGTTTGGCCGTAAAGCCGACCCCAACGGCGACTACATAAG GCGCTACGTGCCAGCCTTGAAGACCTTTCCAGCAAAGTACATACACGAGCCGTGGAACGCGCCGCAGGGCATTCAGCAGACGGCCAAATGCATAATTGGGAAGGACTATCCACTGCCGATGGTCGACCACGGGAAGAGTTCGCGGATAAATATCGAGCGTATGAAGCAGGTCTACCAGCAGCTCAACAAGTACAGGGGAAATG GACTCCCAGGCACGAGGGGAGAAACAATAG GACTGCTAAATTGTACGCTAGCGACAGCCACACTCCCCCAGTCTgaagaagatgagaaaaataagcATCAGACGACGAGTAACCCTTCCCTGAGTCCCGCTAGACACCAGAAAACCATTTGCAGCATCCTATCCATGGTCACCCTCCGCCAGCTAGACCAGACCGCTGAATTCCCATCCTCTGAGATGGACTGA
- the LOC124184031 gene encoding cryptochrome-1-like isoform X6 — protein MTDGEKAQHGGLKPFRRDGKKHIVHWFRKGLRLHDNPALREGLTGATTFRCVFVLDPWFAGSTNVGINKWRFLLQCLEDLDRSLWKLNSRLFVIRGQPADVLPKLFKEWGTTDLTFEEDPEPFGRVLNQNITTLCEEMGISVVQRVSHTLYKLDSIIEKNGGKAPLTYHQFLNVAAAMDPPPPPEALVTSEFTTGAYTPIMVNHNDVYGVPTLEELGFETENLLPPVWIGGETEALVRLEYHLARRYWVASFGRPKMTPQSLLASQTGLSPYLRFGCLSTRLFFYQLTDLYKKVLRIKKAVPPLSLHGQLLWREFFYCAATRNPSFDRMQGNPICVQIPWDKNAEALAKWANGQTGFPWIDAIMTQLREEGWIHHLTRHAVACFLTRGDLWLSWEEGMKVFDELLLDADWSVNAGMWMWLSCSSFFQQFFHCYCPVRFGRKADPNGDYIRRYVPALKTFPAKYIHEPWNAPQGIQQTAKCIIGKDYPLPMVDHGKSSRINIERMKQVYQQLNKYRGNGLLNCTLATATLPQSEEDEKNKHQTTSNPSLSPARHQKTICSILSMVTLRQLDQTAEFPSSEMD, from the exons ATGACCGACGGTGAGAAGGCTCAGCACGGGGGTCTGAAACCGTTCCGGAGGGACGGCAAGAAGCACATCGTCCACTGGTTCCGGAAGGGGCTCAGACTCCATGACAATCCGGCCCTTAGGGAGGGACTTACAGGCGCCACGACCTTCCGGTGCGTGTTCGTTCTCGACCCGTGGTTCGCCGGCAGCACCAACGTCGGCATTAACAAGTGGCG GTTCCTGCTGCAGTGTCTGGAGGACCTCGACCGGTCTTTGTGGAAGCTAAACTCGCGGCTTTTCGTTATTCGCGGACAACCAGCCGACGTGTTACCAAAACTCTTTAAAGAGTGGGGCACCACGGATCTCACCTTCGAAGAGGATCCCGAGCCGTTCGGACGGGTTCTCAACCAGAACATAACGACGCTCTGCGAGGAAATGGGCATATCGGTGGTGCAGAGGGTGTCCCACACGCTCTACAAACTGGACAG TATCATCGAGAAGAACGGAGGAAAGGCGCCTCTGACTTATCACCAGTTCTTGAACGTCGCAGCCGCAATGGACCCACCGCCACCGCCCGAGGCTTTGGTAACTTCCGAATTCACGACTGGAGCTTACACGCCTATTATGGTGAATCACAACGACGTGTACGGTGTGCCCACTCTAGAGGAGCTAG GCTTCGAGACCGAGAATTTGCTGCCTCCTGTTTGGATCGGCGGCGAGACTGAAGCCCTGGTGAGGCTTGAGTATCACCTCGCACGTAGATATTGGGTGGCAAGCTTCGGCCGTCCCAAAATGACCCCGCAATCGCTTCTCGCGAGTCAGACAGGCCTTTCTCCTTATCTCCGTTTCGGCTGTCTCAGCACGAGACTCTTTTTCTACCAGCTCACGGACTTGTACAAAAAGGTTTTGCGT ATTAAAAAAGCCGTGCCGCCGTTGTCGCTTCACGGGCAGCTGCTGTGGcgggaatttttttactgCGCCGCCACGCGGAATCCGAGCTTCGACAGGATGCAGGGTAACCCGATTTGCGTTCAGATACCGTGGGACAAGAATGCCGAGGCGCTCGCCAAGTGGGCGAAC GGTCAAACAGGGTTTCCCTGGATCGATGCAATTATGACTCAGCTCCGAGAGGAAGGCTGGATTCATCATCTGACGAGGCATGCAGTCGCGTGTTTCCTGACCAGGGGGGATCTCTGGTTATCCTGGGAGGAGGGGATgaag GTATTCGACGAACTTCTCCTGGATGCCGACTGGTCCGTAAACGCCGGTATGTGGATGTGGCTCTCCTGTAGTTCGTTTTTCCAGCAATTCTTCCACTGCTACTGTCCTGTCCGGTTTGGCCGTAAAGCCGACCCCAACGGCGACTACATAAG GCGCTACGTGCCAGCCTTGAAGACCTTTCCAGCAAAGTACATACACGAGCCGTGGAACGCGCCGCAGGGCATTCAGCAGACGGCCAAATGCATAATTGGGAAGGACTATCCACTGCCGATGGTCGACCACGGGAAGAGTTCGCGGATAAATATCGAGCGTATGAAGCAGGTCTACCAGCAGCTCAACAAGTACAGGGGAAATG GACTGCTAAATTGTACGCTAGCGACAGCCACACTCCCCCAGTCTgaagaagatgagaaaaataagcATCAGACGACGAGTAACCCTTCCCTGAGTCCCGCTAGACACCAGAAAACCATTTGCAGCATCCTATCCATGGTCACCCTCCGCCAGCTAGACCAGACCGCTGAATTCCCATCCTCTGAGATGGACTGA
- the LOC124184031 gene encoding cryptochrome-1-like isoform X1, which yields MTDGEKAQHGGLKPFRRDGKKHIVHWFRKGLRLHDNPALREGLTGATTFRCVFVLDPWFAGSTNVGINKWRFLLQCLEDLDRSLWKLNSRLFVIRGQPADVLPKLFKEWGTTDLTFEEDPEPFGRVLNQNITTLCEEMGISVVQRVSHTLYKLDSIIEKNGGKAPLTYHQFLNVAAAMDPPPPPEALVTSEFTTGAYTPIMVNHNDVYGVPTLEELGFETENLLPPVWIGGETEALVRLEYHLARRYWVASFGRPKMTPQSLLASQTGLSPYLRFGCLSTRLFFYQLTDLYKKVLRIKKAVPPLSLHGQLLWREFFYCAATRNPSFDRMQGNPICVQIPWDKNAEALAKWANGQTGFPWIDAIMTQLREEGWIHHLTRHAVACFLTRGDLWLSWEEGMKVFDELLLDADWSVNAGMWMWLSCSSFFQQFFHCYCPVRFGRKADPNGDYIRRYVPALKTFPAKYIHEPWNAPQGIQQTAKCIIGKDYPLPMVDHGKSSRINIERMKQVYQQLNKYRGNGLPGTRGETIEGLLNCTLATATLPQSEEDEKNKHQTTSNPSLSPARHQKTICSILSMVTLRQLDQTAEFPSSEMD from the exons ATGACCGACGGTGAGAAGGCTCAGCACGGGGGTCTGAAACCGTTCCGGAGGGACGGCAAGAAGCACATCGTCCACTGGTTCCGGAAGGGGCTCAGACTCCATGACAATCCGGCCCTTAGGGAGGGACTTACAGGCGCCACGACCTTCCGGTGCGTGTTCGTTCTCGACCCGTGGTTCGCCGGCAGCACCAACGTCGGCATTAACAAGTGGCG GTTCCTGCTGCAGTGTCTGGAGGACCTCGACCGGTCTTTGTGGAAGCTAAACTCGCGGCTTTTCGTTATTCGCGGACAACCAGCCGACGTGTTACCAAAACTCTTTAAAGAGTGGGGCACCACGGATCTCACCTTCGAAGAGGATCCCGAGCCGTTCGGACGGGTTCTCAACCAGAACATAACGACGCTCTGCGAGGAAATGGGCATATCGGTGGTGCAGAGGGTGTCCCACACGCTCTACAAACTGGACAG TATCATCGAGAAGAACGGAGGAAAGGCGCCTCTGACTTATCACCAGTTCTTGAACGTCGCAGCCGCAATGGACCCACCGCCACCGCCCGAGGCTTTGGTAACTTCCGAATTCACGACTGGAGCTTACACGCCTATTATGGTGAATCACAACGACGTGTACGGTGTGCCCACTCTAGAGGAGCTAG GCTTCGAGACCGAGAATTTGCTGCCTCCTGTTTGGATCGGCGGCGAGACTGAAGCCCTGGTGAGGCTTGAGTATCACCTCGCACGTAGATATTGGGTGGCAAGCTTCGGCCGTCCCAAAATGACCCCGCAATCGCTTCTCGCGAGTCAGACAGGCCTTTCTCCTTATCTCCGTTTCGGCTGTCTCAGCACGAGACTCTTTTTCTACCAGCTCACGGACTTGTACAAAAAGGTTTTGCGT ATTAAAAAAGCCGTGCCGCCGTTGTCGCTTCACGGGCAGCTGCTGTGGcgggaatttttttactgCGCCGCCACGCGGAATCCGAGCTTCGACAGGATGCAGGGTAACCCGATTTGCGTTCAGATACCGTGGGACAAGAATGCCGAGGCGCTCGCCAAGTGGGCGAAC GGTCAAACAGGGTTTCCCTGGATCGATGCAATTATGACTCAGCTCCGAGAGGAAGGCTGGATTCATCATCTGACGAGGCATGCAGTCGCGTGTTTCCTGACCAGGGGGGATCTCTGGTTATCCTGGGAGGAGGGGATgaag GTATTCGACGAACTTCTCCTGGATGCCGACTGGTCCGTAAACGCCGGTATGTGGATGTGGCTCTCCTGTAGTTCGTTTTTCCAGCAATTCTTCCACTGCTACTGTCCTGTCCGGTTTGGCCGTAAAGCCGACCCCAACGGCGACTACATAAG GCGCTACGTGCCAGCCTTGAAGACCTTTCCAGCAAAGTACATACACGAGCCGTGGAACGCGCCGCAGGGCATTCAGCAGACGGCCAAATGCATAATTGGGAAGGACTATCCACTGCCGATGGTCGACCACGGGAAGAGTTCGCGGATAAATATCGAGCGTATGAAGCAGGTCTACCAGCAGCTCAACAAGTACAGGGGAAATG GACTCCCAGGCACGAGGGGAGAAACAATAG AAGGACTGCTAAATTGTACGCTAGCGACAGCCACACTCCCCCAGTCTgaagaagatgagaaaaataagcATCAGACGACGAGTAACCCTTCCCTGAGTCCCGCTAGACACCAGAAAACCATTTGCAGCATCCTATCCATGGTCACCCTCCGCCAGCTAGACCAGACCGCTGAATTCCCATCCTCTGAGATGGACTGA
- the LOC124184031 gene encoding cryptochrome-1-like isoform X3 yields MTDGEKAQHGGLKPFRRDGKKHIVHWFRKGLRLHDNPALREGLTGATTFRCVFVLDPWFAGSTNVGINKWRFLLQCLEDLDRSLWKLNSRLFVIRGQPADVLPKLFKEWGTTDLTFEEDPEPFGRVLNQNITTLCEEMGISVVQRVSHTLYKLDSIIEKNGGKAPLTYHQFLNVAAAMDPPPPPEALVTSEFTTGAYTPIMVNHNDVYGVPTLEELGFETENLLPPVWIGGETEALVRLEYHLARRYWVASFGRPKMTPQSLLASQTGLSPYLRFGCLSTRLFFYQLTDLYKKIKKAVPPLSLHGQLLWREFFYCAATRNPSFDRMQGNPICVQIPWDKNAEALAKWANGQTGFPWIDAIMTQLREEGWIHHLTRHAVACFLTRGDLWLSWEEGMKVFDELLLDADWSVNAGMWMWLSCSSFFQQFFHCYCPVRFGRKADPNGDYIRRYVPALKTFPAKYIHEPWNAPQGIQQTAKCIIGKDYPLPMVDHGKSSRINIERMKQVYQQLNKYRGNGLPGTRGETIEGLLNCTLATATLPQSEEDEKNKHQTTSNPSLSPARHQKTICSILSMVTLRQLDQTAEFPSSEMD; encoded by the exons ATGACCGACGGTGAGAAGGCTCAGCACGGGGGTCTGAAACCGTTCCGGAGGGACGGCAAGAAGCACATCGTCCACTGGTTCCGGAAGGGGCTCAGACTCCATGACAATCCGGCCCTTAGGGAGGGACTTACAGGCGCCACGACCTTCCGGTGCGTGTTCGTTCTCGACCCGTGGTTCGCCGGCAGCACCAACGTCGGCATTAACAAGTGGCG GTTCCTGCTGCAGTGTCTGGAGGACCTCGACCGGTCTTTGTGGAAGCTAAACTCGCGGCTTTTCGTTATTCGCGGACAACCAGCCGACGTGTTACCAAAACTCTTTAAAGAGTGGGGCACCACGGATCTCACCTTCGAAGAGGATCCCGAGCCGTTCGGACGGGTTCTCAACCAGAACATAACGACGCTCTGCGAGGAAATGGGCATATCGGTGGTGCAGAGGGTGTCCCACACGCTCTACAAACTGGACAG TATCATCGAGAAGAACGGAGGAAAGGCGCCTCTGACTTATCACCAGTTCTTGAACGTCGCAGCCGCAATGGACCCACCGCCACCGCCCGAGGCTTTGGTAACTTCCGAATTCACGACTGGAGCTTACACGCCTATTATGGTGAATCACAACGACGTGTACGGTGTGCCCACTCTAGAGGAGCTAG GCTTCGAGACCGAGAATTTGCTGCCTCCTGTTTGGATCGGCGGCGAGACTGAAGCCCTGGTGAGGCTTGAGTATCACCTCGCACGTAGATATTGGGTGGCAAGCTTCGGCCGTCCCAAAATGACCCCGCAATCGCTTCTCGCGAGTCAGACAGGCCTTTCTCCTTATCTCCGTTTCGGCTGTCTCAGCACGAGACTCTTTTTCTACCAGCTCACGGACTTGTACAAAAAG ATTAAAAAAGCCGTGCCGCCGTTGTCGCTTCACGGGCAGCTGCTGTGGcgggaatttttttactgCGCCGCCACGCGGAATCCGAGCTTCGACAGGATGCAGGGTAACCCGATTTGCGTTCAGATACCGTGGGACAAGAATGCCGAGGCGCTCGCCAAGTGGGCGAAC GGTCAAACAGGGTTTCCCTGGATCGATGCAATTATGACTCAGCTCCGAGAGGAAGGCTGGATTCATCATCTGACGAGGCATGCAGTCGCGTGTTTCCTGACCAGGGGGGATCTCTGGTTATCCTGGGAGGAGGGGATgaag GTATTCGACGAACTTCTCCTGGATGCCGACTGGTCCGTAAACGCCGGTATGTGGATGTGGCTCTCCTGTAGTTCGTTTTTCCAGCAATTCTTCCACTGCTACTGTCCTGTCCGGTTTGGCCGTAAAGCCGACCCCAACGGCGACTACATAAG GCGCTACGTGCCAGCCTTGAAGACCTTTCCAGCAAAGTACATACACGAGCCGTGGAACGCGCCGCAGGGCATTCAGCAGACGGCCAAATGCATAATTGGGAAGGACTATCCACTGCCGATGGTCGACCACGGGAAGAGTTCGCGGATAAATATCGAGCGTATGAAGCAGGTCTACCAGCAGCTCAACAAGTACAGGGGAAATG GACTCCCAGGCACGAGGGGAGAAACAATAG AAGGACTGCTAAATTGTACGCTAGCGACAGCCACACTCCCCCAGTCTgaagaagatgagaaaaataagcATCAGACGACGAGTAACCCTTCCCTGAGTCCCGCTAGACACCAGAAAACCATTTGCAGCATCCTATCCATGGTCACCCTCCGCCAGCTAGACCAGACCGCTGAATTCCCATCCTCTGAGATGGACTGA
- the LOC124184031 gene encoding cryptochrome-1-like isoform X5, which yields MTDGEKAQHGGLKPFRRDGKKHIVHWFRKGLRLHDNPALREGLTGATTFRCVFVLDPWFAGSTNVGINKWRFLLQCLEDLDRSLWKLNSRLFVIRGQPADVLPKLFKEWGTTDLTFEEDPEPFGRVLNQNITTLCEEMGISVVQRVSHTLYKLDSIIEKNGGKAPLTYHQFLNVAAAMDPPPPPEALVTSEFTTGAYTPIMVNHNDVYGVPTLEELGFETENLLPPVWIGGETEALVRLEYHLARRYWVASFGRPKMTPQSLLASQTGLSPYLRFGCLSTRLFFYQLTDLYKKVLRIKKAVPPLSLHGQLLWREFFYCAATRNPSFDRMQGNPICVQIPWDKNAEALAKWANGQTGFPWIDAIMTQLREEGWIHHLTRHAVACFLTRGDLWLSWEEGMKVFDELLLDADWSVNAGMWMWLSCSSFFQQFFHCYCPVRFGRKADPNGDYIRRYVPALKTFPAKYIHEPWNAPQGIQQTAKCIIGKDYPLPMVDHGKSSRINIERMKQVYQQLNKYRGNEGLLNCTLATATLPQSEEDEKNKHQTTSNPSLSPARHQKTICSILSMVTLRQLDQTAEFPSSEMD from the exons ATGACCGACGGTGAGAAGGCTCAGCACGGGGGTCTGAAACCGTTCCGGAGGGACGGCAAGAAGCACATCGTCCACTGGTTCCGGAAGGGGCTCAGACTCCATGACAATCCGGCCCTTAGGGAGGGACTTACAGGCGCCACGACCTTCCGGTGCGTGTTCGTTCTCGACCCGTGGTTCGCCGGCAGCACCAACGTCGGCATTAACAAGTGGCG GTTCCTGCTGCAGTGTCTGGAGGACCTCGACCGGTCTTTGTGGAAGCTAAACTCGCGGCTTTTCGTTATTCGCGGACAACCAGCCGACGTGTTACCAAAACTCTTTAAAGAGTGGGGCACCACGGATCTCACCTTCGAAGAGGATCCCGAGCCGTTCGGACGGGTTCTCAACCAGAACATAACGACGCTCTGCGAGGAAATGGGCATATCGGTGGTGCAGAGGGTGTCCCACACGCTCTACAAACTGGACAG TATCATCGAGAAGAACGGAGGAAAGGCGCCTCTGACTTATCACCAGTTCTTGAACGTCGCAGCCGCAATGGACCCACCGCCACCGCCCGAGGCTTTGGTAACTTCCGAATTCACGACTGGAGCTTACACGCCTATTATGGTGAATCACAACGACGTGTACGGTGTGCCCACTCTAGAGGAGCTAG GCTTCGAGACCGAGAATTTGCTGCCTCCTGTTTGGATCGGCGGCGAGACTGAAGCCCTGGTGAGGCTTGAGTATCACCTCGCACGTAGATATTGGGTGGCAAGCTTCGGCCGTCCCAAAATGACCCCGCAATCGCTTCTCGCGAGTCAGACAGGCCTTTCTCCTTATCTCCGTTTCGGCTGTCTCAGCACGAGACTCTTTTTCTACCAGCTCACGGACTTGTACAAAAAGGTTTTGCGT ATTAAAAAAGCCGTGCCGCCGTTGTCGCTTCACGGGCAGCTGCTGTGGcgggaatttttttactgCGCCGCCACGCGGAATCCGAGCTTCGACAGGATGCAGGGTAACCCGATTTGCGTTCAGATACCGTGGGACAAGAATGCCGAGGCGCTCGCCAAGTGGGCGAAC GGTCAAACAGGGTTTCCCTGGATCGATGCAATTATGACTCAGCTCCGAGAGGAAGGCTGGATTCATCATCTGACGAGGCATGCAGTCGCGTGTTTCCTGACCAGGGGGGATCTCTGGTTATCCTGGGAGGAGGGGATgaag GTATTCGACGAACTTCTCCTGGATGCCGACTGGTCCGTAAACGCCGGTATGTGGATGTGGCTCTCCTGTAGTTCGTTTTTCCAGCAATTCTTCCACTGCTACTGTCCTGTCCGGTTTGGCCGTAAAGCCGACCCCAACGGCGACTACATAAG GCGCTACGTGCCAGCCTTGAAGACCTTTCCAGCAAAGTACATACACGAGCCGTGGAACGCGCCGCAGGGCATTCAGCAGACGGCCAAATGCATAATTGGGAAGGACTATCCACTGCCGATGGTCGACCACGGGAAGAGTTCGCGGATAAATATCGAGCGTATGAAGCAGGTCTACCAGCAGCTCAACAAGTACAGGGGAAATG AAGGACTGCTAAATTGTACGCTAGCGACAGCCACACTCCCCCAGTCTgaagaagatgagaaaaataagcATCAGACGACGAGTAACCCTTCCCTGAGTCCCGCTAGACACCAGAAAACCATTTGCAGCATCCTATCCATGGTCACCCTCCGCCAGCTAGACCAGACCGCTGAATTCCCATCCTCTGAGATGGACTGA
- the LOC124184031 gene encoding cryptochrome-1-like isoform X4, which produces MTDGEKAQHGGLKPFRRDGKKHIVHWFRKGLRLHDNPALREGLTGATTFRCVFVLDPWFAGSTNVGINKWRFLLQCLEDLDRSLWKLNSRLFVIRGQPADVLPKLFKEWGTTDLTFEEDPEPFGRVLNQNITTLCEEMGISVVQRVSHTLYKLDSIIEKNGGKAPLTYHQFLNVAAAMDPPPPPEALVTSEFTTGAYTPIMVNHNDVYGVPTLEELGFETENLLPPVWIGGETEALVRLEYHLARRYWVASFGRPKMTPQSLLASQTGLSPYLRFGCLSTRLFFYQLTDLYKKIKKAVPPLSLHGQLLWREFFYCAATRNPSFDRMQGNPICVQIPWDKNAEALAKWANGQTGFPWIDAIMTQLREEGWIHHLTRHAVACFLTRGDLWLSWEEGMKVFDELLLDADWSVNAGMWMWLSCSSFFQQFFHCYCPVRFGRKADPNGDYIRRYVPALKTFPAKYIHEPWNAPQGIQQTAKCIIGKDYPLPMVDHGKSSRINIERMKQVYQQLNKYRGNGLPGTRGETIGLLNCTLATATLPQSEEDEKNKHQTTSNPSLSPARHQKTICSILSMVTLRQLDQTAEFPSSEMD; this is translated from the exons ATGACCGACGGTGAGAAGGCTCAGCACGGGGGTCTGAAACCGTTCCGGAGGGACGGCAAGAAGCACATCGTCCACTGGTTCCGGAAGGGGCTCAGACTCCATGACAATCCGGCCCTTAGGGAGGGACTTACAGGCGCCACGACCTTCCGGTGCGTGTTCGTTCTCGACCCGTGGTTCGCCGGCAGCACCAACGTCGGCATTAACAAGTGGCG GTTCCTGCTGCAGTGTCTGGAGGACCTCGACCGGTCTTTGTGGAAGCTAAACTCGCGGCTTTTCGTTATTCGCGGACAACCAGCCGACGTGTTACCAAAACTCTTTAAAGAGTGGGGCACCACGGATCTCACCTTCGAAGAGGATCCCGAGCCGTTCGGACGGGTTCTCAACCAGAACATAACGACGCTCTGCGAGGAAATGGGCATATCGGTGGTGCAGAGGGTGTCCCACACGCTCTACAAACTGGACAG TATCATCGAGAAGAACGGAGGAAAGGCGCCTCTGACTTATCACCAGTTCTTGAACGTCGCAGCCGCAATGGACCCACCGCCACCGCCCGAGGCTTTGGTAACTTCCGAATTCACGACTGGAGCTTACACGCCTATTATGGTGAATCACAACGACGTGTACGGTGTGCCCACTCTAGAGGAGCTAG GCTTCGAGACCGAGAATTTGCTGCCTCCTGTTTGGATCGGCGGCGAGACTGAAGCCCTGGTGAGGCTTGAGTATCACCTCGCACGTAGATATTGGGTGGCAAGCTTCGGCCGTCCCAAAATGACCCCGCAATCGCTTCTCGCGAGTCAGACAGGCCTTTCTCCTTATCTCCGTTTCGGCTGTCTCAGCACGAGACTCTTTTTCTACCAGCTCACGGACTTGTACAAAAAG ATTAAAAAAGCCGTGCCGCCGTTGTCGCTTCACGGGCAGCTGCTGTGGcgggaatttttttactgCGCCGCCACGCGGAATCCGAGCTTCGACAGGATGCAGGGTAACCCGATTTGCGTTCAGATACCGTGGGACAAGAATGCCGAGGCGCTCGCCAAGTGGGCGAAC GGTCAAACAGGGTTTCCCTGGATCGATGCAATTATGACTCAGCTCCGAGAGGAAGGCTGGATTCATCATCTGACGAGGCATGCAGTCGCGTGTTTCCTGACCAGGGGGGATCTCTGGTTATCCTGGGAGGAGGGGATgaag GTATTCGACGAACTTCTCCTGGATGCCGACTGGTCCGTAAACGCCGGTATGTGGATGTGGCTCTCCTGTAGTTCGTTTTTCCAGCAATTCTTCCACTGCTACTGTCCTGTCCGGTTTGGCCGTAAAGCCGACCCCAACGGCGACTACATAAG GCGCTACGTGCCAGCCTTGAAGACCTTTCCAGCAAAGTACATACACGAGCCGTGGAACGCGCCGCAGGGCATTCAGCAGACGGCCAAATGCATAATTGGGAAGGACTATCCACTGCCGATGGTCGACCACGGGAAGAGTTCGCGGATAAATATCGAGCGTATGAAGCAGGTCTACCAGCAGCTCAACAAGTACAGGGGAAATG GACTCCCAGGCACGAGGGGAGAAACAATAG GACTGCTAAATTGTACGCTAGCGACAGCCACACTCCCCCAGTCTgaagaagatgagaaaaataagcATCAGACGACGAGTAACCCTTCCCTGAGTCCCGCTAGACACCAGAAAACCATTTGCAGCATCCTATCCATGGTCACCCTCCGCCAGCTAGACCAGACCGCTGAATTCCCATCCTCTGAGATGGACTGA